The Balaenoptera acutorostrata chromosome 15, mBalAcu1.1, whole genome shotgun sequence genome contains a region encoding:
- the IFT52 gene encoding intraflagellar transport protein 52 homolog isoform X2 produces the protein MLGEGGESRFDTNINFLLEEYGIMVNNDAVVRNVYYKYFHPKEALVSNGVLNREISRAAGKAVPGIIEEESSGNNAQALTFVYPFGATLSVMKPAVAVLSTGSVCFPLNRPILAFYHSKSQGGKLAVLGSCHMFSDQYLDKEENSKIMDVVFQWLTTGDIHLNQIDAEDPEISDYMMLPDTATLSERLRVCLQEGDENPRDFTTLFDLSVYQLDTTSLPKVIKAHEQLNVKHEPLQLIQPQFETPLPALQPAVFPPSFRELSPPPLELFDLDETFSSEKARLAQITNKCTEEDLEFYIRKCGDILGVTNKLPKDQQDAKHILEHIFFQVVEFKKLNQEHDVDTSETAFQNNF, from the exons ATGCTAGGAGAGGGTGGGGAATCCAGATTTGACACCAACATTAACTTTCTCCTAGAAGAATATGGAATCATGGTTAATAATg ATGCTGTGGTTAGAAATGTATATTATAAGTATTTCCATCCTAAAGAAGCTCTAGTTTCCAATGGAGTCTTGAATAG ggaAATTAGCCGAGCTGCAGGGAAGGCCGTGCCTGGGATCATTGAAGAGGAGAGCAGTGGAAACAATGCCCA ggCTCTCACCTTTGTCTATCCTTTTGGTGCCACATTGAGTGTCATGAAACCAGCAGTGGCTGTTCTGTCCACAGGCTCTGTCTGTTTCCCACTTAACAGACCCATCCTGGCTTTCTATCACTCGAAG AGCCAAGGTGGGAAACTGGCAGTGCTTGGCTCATGTCACATGTTCAGTGACCAATATttggataaagaagaaaacagcaaaatcaTG gatgTTGTTTTCCAGTGGCTCACAACAGGAGACATCCACCTAAACCAGATTGATGCTGAGGACCCAGAG ATTTCCGACTACATGATGCTGCCCGACACGGCCACCCTGTCCGAGCGGCTGCGAGTGTGTCTCCAGGAGGGCGATGAGAACCCTCGGGACTTCACCACCCTCTTCGACCTGTCCGTTTACCAGCTGGATACCACTTCCCTCCCCAAGGTCATCAA GGCTCACGAGCAGCTAAACGTGAAACATGAACCGCTCCAGCTCATCCAACCTCAGTTTGAGACGCCGCTGCCAGCCCTTCAGCCAGCG GTTTTCCCTCCTAGTTTCAGGGAATTATCACCCCCTCCGCTGGAGCTGTTTGACTTAGATGAGACGTTCTCCTCTGAGAAGGCCCGGCTTGCTCAGATCACCAATAAGT GTACTGAAGAAGACCTGGAATTCTACATCAGGAAGTGTGGTGACATCCTTGGAGTCACCAATAAACTACCAAAGGACCAGCAAGATGCCAAACATATCCTCGAGCACATCTTCTTCCAAGTGGTAGAATTCAAGAAATTGAACCAG GAACATGATGTTGATACAAGTGAAACGGCATTCCAGAACAATTTCTGA
- the IFT52 gene encoding intraflagellar transport protein 52 homolog isoform X3 has protein sequence MKPAVAVLSTGSVCFPLNRPILAFYHSKSQGGKLAVLGSCHMFSDQYLDKEENSKIMDVVFQWLTTGDIHLNQIDAEDPEISDYMMLPDTATLSERLRVCLQEGDENPRDFTTLFDLSVYQLDTTSLPKVIKAHEQLNVKHEPLQLIQPQFETPLPALQPAVFPPSFRELSPPPLELFDLDETFSSEKARLAQITNKCTEEDLEFYIRKCGDILGVTNKLPKDQQDAKHILEHIFFQVVEFKKLNQEHDVDTSETAFQNNF, from the exons ATGAAACCAGCAGTGGCTGTTCTGTCCACAGGCTCTGTCTGTTTCCCACTTAACAGACCCATCCTGGCTTTCTATCACTCGAAG AGCCAAGGTGGGAAACTGGCAGTGCTTGGCTCATGTCACATGTTCAGTGACCAATATttggataaagaagaaaacagcaaaatcaTG gatgTTGTTTTCCAGTGGCTCACAACAGGAGACATCCACCTAAACCAGATTGATGCTGAGGACCCAGAG ATTTCCGACTACATGATGCTGCCCGACACGGCCACCCTGTCCGAGCGGCTGCGAGTGTGTCTCCAGGAGGGCGATGAGAACCCTCGGGACTTCACCACCCTCTTCGACCTGTCCGTTTACCAGCTGGATACCACTTCCCTCCCCAAGGTCATCAA GGCTCACGAGCAGCTAAACGTGAAACATGAACCGCTCCAGCTCATCCAACCTCAGTTTGAGACGCCGCTGCCAGCCCTTCAGCCAGCG GTTTTCCCTCCTAGTTTCAGGGAATTATCACCCCCTCCGCTGGAGCTGTTTGACTTAGATGAGACGTTCTCCTCTGAGAAGGCCCGGCTTGCTCAGATCACCAATAAGT GTACTGAAGAAGACCTGGAATTCTACATCAGGAAGTGTGGTGACATCCTTGGAGTCACCAATAAACTACCAAAGGACCAGCAAGATGCCAAACATATCCTCGAGCACATCTTCTTCCAAGTGGTAGAATTCAAGAAATTGAACCAG GAACATGATGTTGATACAAGTGAAACGGCATTCCAGAACAATTTCTGA
- the IFT52 gene encoding intraflagellar transport protein 52 homolog isoform X4, producing the protein MFSDQYLDKEENSKIMDVVFQWLTTGDIHLNQIDAEDPEISDYMMLPDTATLSERLRVCLQEGDENPRDFTTLFDLSVYQLDTTSLPKVIKAHEQLNVKHEPLQLIQPQFETPLPALQPAVFPPSFRELSPPPLELFDLDETFSSEKARLAQITNKCTEEDLEFYIRKCGDILGVTNKLPKDQQDAKHILEHIFFQVVEFKKLNQEHDVDTSETAFQNNF; encoded by the exons ATGTTCAGTGACCAATATttggataaagaagaaaacagcaaaatcaTG gatgTTGTTTTCCAGTGGCTCACAACAGGAGACATCCACCTAAACCAGATTGATGCTGAGGACCCAGAG ATTTCCGACTACATGATGCTGCCCGACACGGCCACCCTGTCCGAGCGGCTGCGAGTGTGTCTCCAGGAGGGCGATGAGAACCCTCGGGACTTCACCACCCTCTTCGACCTGTCCGTTTACCAGCTGGATACCACTTCCCTCCCCAAGGTCATCAA GGCTCACGAGCAGCTAAACGTGAAACATGAACCGCTCCAGCTCATCCAACCTCAGTTTGAGACGCCGCTGCCAGCCCTTCAGCCAGCG GTTTTCCCTCCTAGTTTCAGGGAATTATCACCCCCTCCGCTGGAGCTGTTTGACTTAGATGAGACGTTCTCCTCTGAGAAGGCCCGGCTTGCTCAGATCACCAATAAGT GTACTGAAGAAGACCTGGAATTCTACATCAGGAAGTGTGGTGACATCCTTGGAGTCACCAATAAACTACCAAAGGACCAGCAAGATGCCAAACATATCCTCGAGCACATCTTCTTCCAAGTGGTAGAATTCAAGAAATTGAACCAG GAACATGATGTTGATACAAGTGAAACGGCATTCCAGAACAATTTCTGA